A stretch of DNA from uncultured Pseudodesulfovibrio sp.:
CGGCTCGACGCCGGGCCGACCTTCCAGGTTGAGCGGATCCTTGACCGTGATCAGCACCCGGGCCATGCGCCCCTCGTCTTCAAGAGAAGGCAACAGGCGGACCACCCGGCCCTGGCGCACGCTTTTCGTCGCGCCGCTACCGGAAATGATCTCGGCCCTTGAACCCTCCGGACGGGTTGAAGAAGGCAAGTTGATCCAGCCCAGCCGGTCCACCGGCACCGAAGCCTGTATCCAGAACTCGTCCGTGCCCACCAGCGTCGCCAGGCTCCCCTGCTCGGCCACGGCCGCACCCAGGTCCGTGTCCTTGGACTCGACCATGGCCGCGAACGGAGCACTGATTCTGGTACGCGAAAGATCGATCCGTGCCTGCTCCAGTTTGGCCTGAGCAGCGCGCAGGTCGGCCTTGGCCTTGGCCAGATGCGGCTTGCGCAGAGCAAGGTCCGCTTCGGCCTGGGTGGATTTCCCGGCCTCCTGCAACAGATTCCACTCACGGGCCGAAACTTTCTGGTATCCCTGCTCCACCTTGAGATCGTACTCGGCCTCGGTCACTTCCGCCTCGACCTCCTTCACCGCCAGTTCATAGTCTTTGGCGTCGATGCTCAAAATGGGTTCCCCTGCCGCAAAGAATCCGCCGGGCACAAAGTCCGGGCTCACCTCCAACACCTTTCCGGAGACCTGGGACTTGAGATCGATCTCGCGTGCAGCCGTGACCGTACCCATAACGTCCACCACTACGCGATGGTCGGTTAAAGTTGCCGCTCTGGTCTCCACGCTCTGGCGCACGACCTGCGGCGGCTGCATTCTGGCCTTTGGAGCGGAGACCATGATGCTGTAGGCACCGGCTCCGGCCGCGATGACTATGGCCAATGGAACAATCAACCTGAGTCGGAAAACAGCGCGCAATTTATTAAAGTAACGGTTCATGATTTATCCCTTAGCTTCGATATTATTACTATGATTGGTATTGGTTACGTCTTCACCTGCACCCTGAACCGTCTCGGATGATGGATCGGTCAATGTGGCGGTCCACGTCCCTCCCAAGGCGCGATACAAGGCAACGCGATACAGCATCAGGTTGTTCCGCTCCGTAGCCATGGTCACTTCAAGGTCCTGTACGGACATGAGCGCGCTCAGGACCGGAAGGTAGTCGTCCAGCCCCTGGGCATAACGGGATACGGCCTCGCGCAGGCTGACTCGCGATGCCTCCAGCTGAGCCGAAAGCGCGACCAGATATTCCTTCTGCCACTTCTCCTCGGTCAGTGCGTCCTCCACTTCCTTGAAAGCGGTAAAGACCGTCGACTTGTAGGCGGCGAGACGCTCGTCCACCACGGCCCTGGCCTTGTCCACCTCGGCCTTGCGATAGCCGCCGTCAAAAATGGGGCCGGTCACGGCTCCGGCCAATGTCAGGATCCAATTGTCGAACAGGGTGCCGAGCTGGGCTCCGGTGTACTGGCCGGAACCGGACAGGGTCAGAGAAGGCAGACGATCGGCTCTGGCTGCGGCCACCCCCCAATCTGCAGATGACAGGGCCAATCCGGCGGAACGAACGTCCGGACGATTGGCCAACAGATCGGCTGGCAGCCCCAGGCCGGGCAACTTCGCGGGTTCGGGAACCTCGGCGTCAGGCACGGTCACGGACCCGGCGGGTTTGCCCATGAGCAGGGCCAGTTCATTGAGCAGAAGTTGTTCCTCGGATTTGATCGGCGGCAACAGCGCCTTGACCTTGGCCAGGTTCTGGCGTTGCTGATACACATCGAGCGCCGTGGATATGGAGTTGCGGAACCGCAGTTCTATGAGTTCAAGATACGTCTGGTTGGTTTTGATCTGCTCCTCGATGATCCGCTCCTTGCGCCGCTGGGACTGTATTTCCAGCCAACGGGAGACCACCTCTCCTGCCACTGTCATGGCCGAGGTGCTCACGTCCTCGCGGGAGGCCTGATAGTCGAGTTGACCGCCCTTGGCCTCGGCCTCGATTCGGCCCCACAGATCAAGTTCATACCCGGCCTCCAGCCCGACGGAATGTGTTTCTTCGGTGACGGTTCCACCGCTGGTTCCCTTGGTATGGGAGCGTGTGTGTTTGTAGTCGCCCGAGGCATCCAAGGTGGGATACTTGTCCGCGGAGGACTGGACGGCCACGGCACCGGTCTGACGCAGCCTGGCCCAGGCCTGTTCGAGGTCGAAGTTGGCGGCCAGGGCGGTCTCAACCATGTGGTTCAGATCTGCGTTGCCCAGACTCTCCCACCATCTGCCGGTCTCGGTCGGCTGTTCGGAATACAGGGTATACGCCGCGGGCAGCCCTGCAACGCCGTCTGTGCGCGCGTCCGGCCTGAATGGTGAGCAGGCAGCGAGAAACGCTGCAAGAAGGATGATCGCCGCAGGAACGGCCGCCGTATTGAATTTGCCTTTCACGTTATTCTCCATGGATGGTTTCGCTGGAAACGAAACTACTGGAAAAACGTGGGACAAGTGTTGGGGGGATGATAAAAGTTGTTAAAGATTGTAAAAGGAAGCGTAGGAACCTTTTCATTCGACCCGACATGCGGGTAAGGGGAAATCATGAAGAACAACGGCCCGGTGCTGATCATCGACGACGACCAGAAGCTGCGCGAATTGGTGGTGGAATACCTGGAAGAGTACGACTTCTCCACGGCCACCCTGCCCTCGGGCATGAAAGCGGTTGAAACCATCCGCTCGCTCAACCCTAGCGTGATCATCCTGGACGTGATGATGCCGGGCAAGGACGGGCTTGAAGTCCTGCGTGACATCCGTACCGAATTCGTCACCCCGGTGATCATGCTTACGGCCAAGGGTGAGGACACGGATCGCATCGTCGGGCTCGAACTCGGAGCCGACGACTACATGGCCAAACCGTTCAACCCGCGAGAACTGCTGGCCCGAATCAAGGCGGTGCTTCGACGGGTGGAGACCTGCGGTGAACGCCGGGCCGACGCCGAGGCTGTCCGCGCGGGCGGACTCATACTCAACATCTCCCGCCAGATACTGATTGTTGACCGCGACGAGATCGAACTGGCCCCTACCGAATTCCGCCTGCTCAAGGCGTTGATGACCCATTCGGACCGCGCCCTTACCAGAGACGAACTCATGGACATGGTCTGGGACAAGGACTTTGCGGCCTACGATCGATCCATCGACGTACATATTTCCAAACTGCGCTCCCAGCTCAAGCCATACACCGCTCACTCCAAACGGATTCGGACCGTATGGGGTACGGGCTACATGTTCGTGGGTGAATGATGAAAGTCAGCCGCTTGTACCTCAAGATTCTGGTGGCCTTCATTCTGGTCCAGGCAGTGGCCATCGCCGCCATCGGCGGTCTGCTCAAAATGGGGCATATGCGACCGCCATTTGCCCGACACGCCCTCAACAGAAGTGAGGCGTTGCAACAGATCATCGGCATGGAAATCGACGGCGTGGACACGATCACTCCGGCACTGCATACCCGCCTGGACCGACTGTTGACCGTCTACGCCGACGCATACAGCGGTCAGGCATGGATCACCAACGAACGCGGCGAGGTCGTGGCCCAGTCATACAAAACGCCACCGCTGACCGGCGAGGAAGAGCTGGACCTCAAGCTGACAACGGACAAGGGCGACCGCATCTATTTCGTCCGCAAGGGCGATCAGGGCTCCATCTATGCCTATGGACCGCTGGTAACGCCCATGGGCAATCTGACCGTGCACCTGCTCAATGCCTGGATCACCCGCAACGAGGAAGTCTGGTTCATGGAGGGGCTGGCTTTGATGGCTACGGTAGCCGCTCTGCTGCTCATACCGGTGTCGCGACGTATCACCCGACCCATGATTCAGATGACCGAATCGGCGCAACAGCTGGCCCGAGGGGACTTCTCACCGAGAGTCGAAGCCAGGCGCAAGGACGAGATGGGCACCCTGGCCCGGACCTTCAATCACATGGCCAACAGCCTGGAAAAGATGGTCCGGGGCGGTCGCGAACTGACCGCCAACCTGTCCCATGAGCTGCGATCCCCCCTGGCGCGGATTCGCGTATCCCAGCAGATTGTCCGGGAGCGGCTGGAAGCGGGGCGTACGGATGGCGTGACCAAACACGTCCGGCGCATGGAAGAGGAAATCGACCACATGGATTCCCTCATCGACCAGATCATCAAGCTGTCCAAGTTCGATCTGCAAGAGCCGCCGCCGCGCGACGACATGGTCGATATGAACGACATGCTCGAGGCCGCTGCCGAACGGGTCAAGCCACTCATCGGCGACCGTGCCGTCCGGCTCAACCAGCACCTCTCCCCTGTGCCCCTCTACCGCTGCCGCAGGTCGGACATGCGCATCGTCCTGGACAATATTCTGTCCAACGCCGTCAAATACAGCCCCGACCAGGGCACGGTGGACATCCATTGCGATTCCGACGGGGAAGCCGTGAACATCCGCGTAACCAACCCCTATCCCGCCCTGACAGACAAGGAACTGGAGGCCGTGTTCTCCCCGTTTCGGCGGCTGGGCTACGACAAGGTGGAAGGAAACGGGCTCGGGCTGGCCTTTGCCCGCCGTATCGTGGAGGACCACGATGGAACCATCCGCGCGGACAGCGTAAGCCAGGGGTTCGCCATCACCATAAGGCTTCCACTGGCGTGACGCCCCGCCCTCTGCTCATTCAAGAAAAGTGCAGAATGACCGGCGGGTTCCACGACTTGTAAATGTATCTTATCATCGGCGGCTCACATAGAGGAGTTCTATAGCCTTCTTGAGGCTCACTCGCTTTTATCGATTCGTTTTTTGCCGTATCTACAGGCAACACTTTGATTATCCAGAAAAAAACAAGGTTGTGCAAAAGCGCGTTTCAAAATTGATATAACGGTTGGCATCGCGTACTGTCTTTTCCCTTGAAGCCCGGCAAGTTGCTCTGGCCGGAAACGAAAAAACTGAGAATACGCATACGACCATGTTACATACCGTACGTTTGCCCAAGCACGCGCTTTGGCGTTTATTTCTTCTTCCGGCCCTGATCCTGCTCGCTCAGGCCTGGCCCGGAATCGTCCACGCGGAAACAGCCCCAGCCGAGGAACCTCAGGGGTTTACCCGCCAGGTAGTCGTTGAAAAAGCCAGGGAACTAAGCCAGGCACCTTTCAATCCGACTCAGGGCGAAGTGCCCCAGGCCTTGCTCAATTTAAATGATGCGGCCTGGCACGACATCACCTACCGCCCGGAAAAATCCCTATGGCAAAAGGAGAACCTGCCCTTCCAGGTGCAGTTTTTCCATCCAGGCCTCCTCTATGACCGCCTTGTGGACGTCAACATCGTAGACAAGGGAGCGGTGGAACCCGTCGCCTTTGATCTGTCCATGTTCGACTACGGCAACAACCACACCCTGCCGGAGCAGATCCCTCCCCAGTTCGGATTCGCCGGATTCAGCATCGAAGGATGGGGAAAGAAATCAAAACAATTCCATGAAGTCGCCTCCTTTTTGGGTGCGAGCTACTTTCGGGCCATTGCCACAGACCAGGTCTATGGTCTGTCTGCACGGGGTTTGGCGGTGGACACGGCTATGCCCGACGGCGAGGAGTTCCCCTATTTCAAGGAATTCTGGATCGAAAAACCGGTCAAAAAGAGCGCAAGCCTGACGGTGCATGCCCTGCTGGACAGCAAAAGTCTGACCGGGGCCTATACCTTTGTCATAACGGACGGCAAGACAACCTCCATGGACGTCACCGCCACTCTGTTTCTGCGCGTGCCGGTGGCCAAGATAGGCATCGCTCCGCTGACCAGCATGTTCCTGTTCGGCGAGAATACCGATCAGCGCAAAGTTCGGGATTTCAGACCCGAGGTCCACAACTCGGACGGGCTGCTGATCAAAAACGACTCGGGTGAATGGTTCTGGCGGCCCCTGGACAATCCCGAAAGCCTGGACATCAACGCCTTCAAGGCGGACAACGTGCGCGGCTACGGCCTGATCCAACGCGACCGCGAGTTCAACCACTACCAGGACCTCAACGCTGCCTACGAGCGCCGCCCGACCTTGTGGGTGGAACCCGTTGGCGACTGGGGATTCGGCCACATCGAGCTGATCAACATTCCCACGGACCAGGAAATTCACGACAATATCGTGGCCTTCTGGTGCCCCAAGGACGCCTTGCCTGTGGGCGTTCCGCAGACCTACGAATACAAGCTGCTGTGGTACGAAGGCGGCTTCACCCACCCGCCGCTGGGCTATGTGGAGGCCACACGCGCCGGTGACGCCGGGAACGGCGGACAGCGTTTCGTCATCGATTTCATGAGCAAGGCTCTGAACCTCCTCCTGCCCCCATCCAAGGTCGAGGGTGTGGTCACCTGCGGCGAAGGCGCTGTCGTGTCCGAACAACAGGTGGAAAAGAACGAGCACACCGGAGGCTGGCGTTTGTCCTTCGTGGTCAGCCCTGACCAGGCGCCTTCGGCTCTGGAAAAGGTTCTGCCCAAGCGCAAGCCGCCCATCGACCTGCGCGCGTTCCTCAAAATCAACGACATCACCCTGACGGAAACCTGGAACTATGCTTACCGCCCCTGAGTTCGGCCGAAACGCCGACAGTGAACGTGAGCGGACAGCACGCTGCCTGCTCAGTTATGCGGAGCAGCTTCCCCTGACAACGGAGGAGCGGTTGGAGCTGGTCCTCGCGGCTTTGCGCAAGCTGCCTGCCGAGGCCACTCCGGAGCAGGGCCTGGACGCGCTGCTTGCTCTGCTGCCTGGCCATGACCCGTCGTCCTTTCCGCCGGACCACCCGCGTATCGCCCGCCTCCACATGCCCTGCCAGTATCTGGGCCGCCCGCGCTCCGGCCTGAGCGGTTTTCTGGCTCAGTGGGGCTGGCTGGCCGTGGTCGGCTTGCTGCTGGCTCTGACGCTTTTGCTGAACATTTCCCAGTGAGGCCTTCGATGCAACGCGATCCCCGCGATTCCCGCCTGAACTTTTCCACCAGAAAGCGGCGCCTGATTCTGACCCTGCTCATTCTGATCCCTTCTGCCTTGGCCAGCGCCTACGTGGGGTCTGTCCTGCCCGAAAAGGGCTCCAACCCGCTAGAACTGGCCATCATCATCGTCTACTCCATCCTGTTTGCCTGGATATCCGTAGGATTCTGGACAGCCATCATGGGCTGGTTCACGATCATGCGCCGGTTCGACCGTTTCGCCACCAGTCGCGCCCTTAACGAGCCGCTGGAACCAGGCGAAAAGCCTCGCACGGCCGTGCTCTTCCCCATCTGCAACGAGGACACGCCCCGGGTCATGGCCGGGGTCAAGACCACTTACCTTTCTCTGATGGATACGCCTGGAGCGGATCAGTTCGACATCCATATCCTCAGCGACTCCGGCGGCGCGGACAAATGGATGGAGGAAGAGGCCGCCTGGGCCGCGCTGGTGGAGGAATTAGGCGCGCAGGGACGCATCTTCTATCGTAATCGCAAGGTCAACCTGAAACGCAAGAGCGGCAACGTGGCTGATTTCTGTCGCCGCCACGGCAAGAACTACAAATACATGGCCGTGTTCGACGCGGACAGCGTCATGCGTGGCGACACCCTGAACAAGATGGTCCACATCATGGAGCGGCGACCCAGGATCGGTATCCTGCAGACCGCGCCAGCCTGCTTCGGCCGGGACACCCTGCTCGGGCGGCTCCAACAGTTCGCTAACCGCGCTTACGGCCCCATGTTTGCGGCCGGATTGCATTTCTGGCAGTTGGGCGACGCCCAGTACTGGGGACACAACGCGCTCATCCGCGTGGAACCGTTCATGCGCCACTGCGGCCTGCCCCGGTTGTCAGGCAAACCGCCGCTGGGCGGCGATATCCTCAGCCATGACTTCGTGGAGGCCGCGCTCATGCGCCGCGCCGGATTCGAGGTCTCGCTGGCCTTCGATCTGACCGGCAGTTGGGAAGAGTGCCCTCCCAACCTGCTCTCCGAACTGAAGCGCGACCGCCGTTGGTGCCAGGGCAACCTGCAGCATCTGCGGTTGTTGTTCACCGAAGGACTCTTCCCGGCCCACCGGGTGCTCTTCCTGAATGGAGCCATGAGCTACGCCTCGGCCCTGCTGTGGTTCCTGTTCCTGATGCTCTCCTCGGCAGAAGCCGTGATCCAGGCCGTGGTCGGCCCTAACTATTTCACGGCCACGCGCTCTCTGTTCCCGGCCTGGCCCGTGTGGCAGCCTCTCTGGGCATTGGTCCTGCTCGGGACCACAGGCATACTCCTGTTCTTCCCCAAGGTGCTGAGCTACCTGCTGATCGTCTTCAAGACGCGCAACTCCAAGCTGTTCGGCGGGCCGCTTCGGCTCATGGGCAGCATGATTCTGGAAGTGGGCTTCTCCACCCTGCTGGCCCCCATCCGCATGCTCTTCCACAGCAAGTTCGTGTGCATAACTCTGCTCGGACGCAAGATAGGCTGGGGATCGCAACAACGCGACGACCGGGCGACCACCTGGGGCGAAGCCCTTCGCTTTCACGGAACCGGGGTGTTGTTCGGTCTGCTTTGGGGCGGAACCATCCTGCTCTATGCCCCGCACTTCTTCTGGTGGATCGCGCCCATCGTCCTGCCCATCGTTTTCTCCATGCCCCTGTCGGTTTTGACCAGCAGCGACGGCCCTGGCCGCTGGCTCCGCAAGAAACGTCTGTTGCTCATCCCGGAAGAGACCTTCCCGGACCGGGAAATCAGGGACGTGGTCCGATATACCGCAGAGATGGAGAACACGCCTGTACCGCTGGACCTGCCGCGTGAAGCGGGCTTCCTGCGCGCCCTTCTGGACCCGGGCGTCAACGGTCTCCGCCGCGCCCTGCTTTTGCGCCATGAACGCCATCCTGGCGACACGGCTCGCGCCCGTAGCGCACGCCTGGTGGAAAAGCTCTTGGAGCAAGGTCCCACTGCGCTTTCCGCAGGCGAGAAACAATGCCTGCTGCGCGACCCGGATTCCCTCATGGAGATCCACACACGCGCCTGGACCGCTGACGGGGACAGCGTGCGCAAGGCATGGCTCAAACGCGCCTGAGGCAATCCTGGACTGAATTCAGTAGACATCTGCCACGAGCCGCTTTCCACCAGTCACGCCAGAGCCCAGCGAATCAGTTCTGGCCCACGATCCTGCTGATCGTTCCGTCGTCCCGCATTTCGCCGAGAATCCGGTTGAGCTTTGGAATGATGGCAACGTTAGGGGAACGTTTGGATATGGCTATGTAGACGCGGCCGACGGCAATCGGTTTATACGACCGGGACAAGCGCCCCTGATACTGTGGATGCGTCTGCATCAAATAGTCGTATCTGAACTCGTTGGTCAGAACGAAGTCCACCCGATCGAGCAAAAGCATCCCGACGCCCTCGGCGACATCCGAAATCTCGACGACCTTCAATCGGTGGCGCTTCAACGCCTCCGTAAATTCACGCCCGTATTTGAACCCGCGCTGGACGCCCAGCCTGTAGGGCTTGAAATCCTCCCACCGCTTCCACTCGAAACAGCCGAACCTTTCGGATGAGTAATATACATACGTCGGAATACTAAGATACGGCTCCGAAAATTCCGCGTAGGATTCCCGCTCAGCATTCTTGATGGTCATGAAACAGCCGTCCAGCTCGCCGGACCGGGTATTGTCGAGACAACGCTTGAACGGAAGGGCCACCATTTCAACCTGTGCATCGGCCCGCCTGAACAATTCCAGCATAAGGTCCACGGCCAATCCCTTGATTTCTGAAGGAGAACTGCCGGTCTTGATTGTCCAGGGTGGAGAGTCGGCGGAACAAAGCGTCAATTTCTCCTGTGCGCCCGCCAAGGAGGCCCATAGGAAGAGAATGAGAATCCACAAACTGCCCATGACCATTTTCATAGCGCACCTTTCCCCGCCGGATGAGCGACGAACCGGACCTGTCCGATTCTCCCCTTCTGGCAGACTTCAACTATGCGCGGCCATGATAATCTTGGCAATAGATGTCCGATCTATGAGCAGGTTATCATCCCATTGACCTGACGTCCGCGTAAGGTAATATGGTATCCGCGCCGGACAGGCCGCCCGACCTCGGGCGACGCGAGTCCGGCACCATTCAAACACTGACGCAACGACGAGAAACATCATGACCGCAACTGCCGCCTTTCAAGCCCTCAGGAGCCCAAAACGAAAAAACCCCGCCATTTCTGACGGGGTGTGTTTTTCGAGTGGTGGGTCACCAAGGAATCGAACCTTGAACCTCCGGATTAAGAGTCCGCTGCTCTGCCAATTGAGCTAGTGACCCACTCGTTCGTGGCGTTGTTCGTCACGACGGAGAGATAACTATAAGTCGGACCCGGAAAAGTCAACAACAAATTTTCACTTTTTTCACATAGGACCTAAATGCCCATAAACAAGTTGTTTTTTTCGCTGCTCCTGAGTGCACTCCTGTTCCTGCCCGCACGGGCCGCAAACGCCCTGGTGCAGCCATCTTCCCTTGCCATGACGACCTCGGTGGCCTCCTTTTCCATAGCTCCCGACGCGTTGAACCCCGGTTCGCCCGGCGGCGTCCTGTTGGCCATGACCATGCATATCGACAAGGACTGGTACACCTATTCCAACATCCCGGGCGAGACAGGCAAGCCCACTCGGCTGACCGCCAAGTCGGCAGACGGCACCGCGCTGACCGTATTCTACCCCAAGGGCAAGGAAAAACCCGACAGCTATGACCCGACCATAATGGTACATGCCTATCAGGATGGAACCATGTTGTATGTTCTGGTACCCGACAGCCTGGACAATCCTTTTCCGGTGAGCCTTTCCCTGGACCTGCTCCTCTGCCATCCGACCAAGTGTGTCCCCGCGCGGTTGGAGCATTCTTTCGGAAAGACCGGGATGAACACTTCGGCTCTGCCCGCAGCGAGCGTACAACCCTGGTGGGACGATTTCCTCCATATGGCCCACGGCAAAGATCAGGCCCAGGCGAGTCAGGACGAGACCGACGAGGGCGAGGCCATAGTGGATTGGCAATTCACCCCTACCTACTTCCAGCCGGGACTCGAAGTTCGCGGCCTGCTCTCGGCCATCCTCATGGGACTGCTGGCCGGGCTGATCCTCAACGTCATGCCGTGCGTCCTGCCCGTGGTCAGCCTGAAACTCTCCTCCCTGCTCGGAGCCGGGGCCGAGGATGATCCCCATGCCCGCATCCGTGCCTTCCGGCAACACAACGTCTTTTTCGTGCTCGGGGTGCTGACCTTCTTCCTGTTCCTGGCCGTGGTCCTTGGAGCCACCGGATCGGCCTGGGGCGCGCTGTTCCAGAACCGCTGGCTGGTAATCACCATGGCCGCGGTCATGGGCGCGCTGGCCCTGAGCCTGTTCGGTCTGTTCCATCTGCCGGTCATCGACCTCAAGTTCGGGGCCGGACACCAGGACCCG
This window harbors:
- a CDS encoding efflux RND transporter periplasmic adaptor subunit — its product is MAIVIAAGAGAYSIMVSAPKARMQPPQVVRQSVETRAATLTDHRVVVDVMGTVTAAREIDLKSQVSGKVLEVSPDFVPGGFFAAGEPILSIDAKDYELAVKEVEAEVTEAEYDLKVEQGYQKVSAREWNLLQEAGKSTQAEADLALRKPHLAKAKADLRAAQAKLEQARIDLSRTRISAPFAAMVESKDTDLGAAVAEQGSLATLVGTDEFWIQASVPVDRLGWINLPSSTRPEGSRAEIISGSGATKSVRQGRVVRLLPSLEDEGRMARVLITVKDPLNLEGRPGVEPLLLGSYVSVKIEGNDLKDVIAVPRTAFRDNSRIWVLADDGTLDIRTVDPVWKDENSIVIKQGITPGEHIVMSDLAAPVQGMLLNGVDDGQTDSSVPATVETKAGEADNG
- a CDS encoding efflux transporter outer membrane subunit; amino-acid sequence: MKGKFNTAAVPAAIILLAAFLAACSPFRPDARTDGVAGLPAAYTLYSEQPTETGRWWESLGNADLNHMVETALAANFDLEQAWARLRQTGAVAVQSSADKYPTLDASGDYKHTRSHTKGTSGGTVTEETHSVGLEAGYELDLWGRIEAEAKGGQLDYQASREDVSTSAMTVAGEVVSRWLEIQSQRRKERIIEEQIKTNQTYLELIELRFRNSISTALDVYQQRQNLAKVKALLPPIKSEEQLLLNELALLMGKPAGSVTVPDAEVPEPAKLPGLGLPADLLANRPDVRSAGLALSSADWGVAAARADRLPSLTLSGSGQYTGAQLGTLFDNWILTLAGAVTGPIFDGGYRKAEVDKARAVVDERLAAYKSTVFTAFKEVEDALTEEKWQKEYLVALSAQLEASRVSLREAVSRYAQGLDDYLPVLSALMSVQDLEVTMATERNNLMLYRVALYRALGGTWTATLTDPSSETVQGAGEDVTNTNHSNNIEAKG
- a CDS encoding response regulator transcription factor; the protein is MKNNGPVLIIDDDQKLRELVVEYLEEYDFSTATLPSGMKAVETIRSLNPSVIILDVMMPGKDGLEVLRDIRTEFVTPVIMLTAKGEDTDRIVGLELGADDYMAKPFNPRELLARIKAVLRRVETCGERRADAEAVRAGGLILNISRQILIVDRDEIELAPTEFRLLKALMTHSDRALTRDELMDMVWDKDFAAYDRSIDVHISKLRSQLKPYTAHSKRIRTVWGTGYMFVGE
- a CDS encoding HAMP domain-containing sensor histidine kinase; this encodes MKVSRLYLKILVAFILVQAVAIAAIGGLLKMGHMRPPFARHALNRSEALQQIIGMEIDGVDTITPALHTRLDRLLTVYADAYSGQAWITNERGEVVAQSYKTPPLTGEEELDLKLTTDKGDRIYFVRKGDQGSIYAYGPLVTPMGNLTVHLLNAWITRNEEVWFMEGLALMATVAALLLIPVSRRITRPMIQMTESAQQLARGDFSPRVEARRKDEMGTLARTFNHMANSLEKMVRGGRELTANLSHELRSPLARIRVSQQIVRERLEAGRTDGVTKHVRRMEEEIDHMDSLIDQIIKLSKFDLQEPPPRDDMVDMNDMLEAAAERVKPLIGDRAVRLNQHLSPVPLYRCRRSDMRIVLDNILSNAVKYSPDQGTVDIHCDSDGEAVNIRVTNPYPALTDKELEAVFSPFRRLGYDKVEGNGLGLAFARRIVEDHDGTIRADSVSQGFAITIRLPLA
- a CDS encoding glucan biosynthesis protein, translated to MLHTVRLPKHALWRLFLLPALILLAQAWPGIVHAETAPAEEPQGFTRQVVVEKARELSQAPFNPTQGEVPQALLNLNDAAWHDITYRPEKSLWQKENLPFQVQFFHPGLLYDRLVDVNIVDKGAVEPVAFDLSMFDYGNNHTLPEQIPPQFGFAGFSIEGWGKKSKQFHEVASFLGASYFRAIATDQVYGLSARGLAVDTAMPDGEEFPYFKEFWIEKPVKKSASLTVHALLDSKSLTGAYTFVITDGKTTSMDVTATLFLRVPVAKIGIAPLTSMFLFGENTDQRKVRDFRPEVHNSDGLLIKNDSGEWFWRPLDNPESLDINAFKADNVRGYGLIQRDREFNHYQDLNAAYERRPTLWVEPVGDWGFGHIELINIPTDQEIHDNIVAFWCPKDALPVGVPQTYEYKLLWYEGGFTHPPLGYVEATRAGDAGNGGQRFVIDFMSKALNLLLPPSKVEGVVTCGEGAVVSEQQVEKNEHTGGWRLSFVVSPDQAPSALEKVLPKRKPPIDLRAFLKINDITLTETWNYAYRP
- the mdoH gene encoding glucans biosynthesis glucosyltransferase MdoH, producing the protein MQRDPRDSRLNFSTRKRRLILTLLILIPSALASAYVGSVLPEKGSNPLELAIIIVYSILFAWISVGFWTAIMGWFTIMRRFDRFATSRALNEPLEPGEKPRTAVLFPICNEDTPRVMAGVKTTYLSLMDTPGADQFDIHILSDSGGADKWMEEEAAWAALVEELGAQGRIFYRNRKVNLKRKSGNVADFCRRHGKNYKYMAVFDADSVMRGDTLNKMVHIMERRPRIGILQTAPACFGRDTLLGRLQQFANRAYGPMFAAGLHFWQLGDAQYWGHNALIRVEPFMRHCGLPRLSGKPPLGGDILSHDFVEAALMRRAGFEVSLAFDLTGSWEECPPNLLSELKRDRRWCQGNLQHLRLLFTEGLFPAHRVLFLNGAMSYASALLWFLFLMLSSAEAVIQAVVGPNYFTATRSLFPAWPVWQPLWALVLLGTTGILLFFPKVLSYLLIVFKTRNSKLFGGPLRLMGSMILEVGFSTLLAPIRMLFHSKFVCITLLGRKIGWGSQQRDDRATTWGEALRFHGTGVLFGLLWGGTILLYAPHFFWWIAPIVLPIVFSMPLSVLTSSDGPGRWLRKKRLLLIPEETFPDREIRDVVRYTAEMENTPVPLDLPREAGFLRALLDPGVNGLRRALLLRHERHPGDTARARSARLVEKLLEQGPTALSAGEKQCLLRDPDSLMEIHTRAWTADGDSVRKAWLKRA
- a CDS encoding transporter substrate-binding domain-containing protein, giving the protein MKMVMGSLWILILFLWASLAGAQEKLTLCSADSPPWTIKTGSSPSEIKGLAVDLMLELFRRADAQVEMVALPFKRCLDNTRSGELDGCFMTIKNAERESYAEFSEPYLSIPTYVYYSSERFGCFEWKRWEDFKPYRLGVQRGFKYGREFTEALKRHRLKVVEISDVAEGVGMLLLDRVDFVLTNEFRYDYLMQTHPQYQGRLSRSYKPIAVGRVYIAISKRSPNVAIIPKLNRILGEMRDDGTISRIVGQN
- a CDS encoding cytochrome c biogenesis protein CcdA is translated as MPINKLFFSLLLSALLFLPARAANALVQPSSLAMTTSVASFSIAPDALNPGSPGGVLLAMTMHIDKDWYTYSNIPGETGKPTRLTAKSADGTALTVFYPKGKEKPDSYDPTIMVHAYQDGTMLYVLVPDSLDNPFPVSLSLDLLLCHPTKCVPARLEHSFGKTGMNTSALPAASVQPWWDDFLHMAHGKDQAQASQDETDEGEAIVDWQFTPTYFQPGLEVRGLLSAILMGLLAGLILNVMPCVLPVVSLKLSSLLGAGAEDDPHARIRAFRQHNVFFVLGVLTFFLFLAVVLGATGSAWGALFQNRWLVITMAAVMGALALSLFGLFHLPVIDLKFGAGHQDPRKQAFFTGMLTTLLATPCSGPFLGGVLGWALIQGPMVIATVFISIGLGMASPYILMIISPGLSRFLPRSGPWIEYVEKGIAFFLLGTAFYLAGIALGGASLRILAPLWVILFGGWLWGQSRTARQGTQLVLRVGMLVLLAATVYWTTPMQAEEDPWEYFDAAALNRDLGSENILLDFTADWCPTCKVLEATVLTRENVTAWKDRYNVRFIKVDMTERDPETEALLAALGSRSLPTAAVFRINGRETPVVIRDLYTTDQLEKLLKSL